The Nostoc sp. NIES-3756 DNA window TTACCGACTAAGTTTACAACGTTGCTAATAATTCCTTTAAGCGATCGCGTCCATCTCGAAACACTGACCAGCCATCACCAACTAACACAGCTTCTACTTTCTCCAAAGCTGCTAATCTCCGCACCGATGCCACAGCCTCTTGCTTATTCAGCAACTTCTCATCAGCTAAAATGCCCAAACTACCTGCTTGATATGCCCGTACTAAGTCGCCAGTAATTAAAGTTGTTTCTTCTAGCAGTAACGCCAACTCACCAGGAGTTTTAGAACCTTGAAGTTCAATGACCTTTAATCCTGGGACAATTTCATCACCATCAGATAG harbors:
- a CDS encoding MBL fold metallo-hydrolase, encoding MKSLHRPDLYGWSTFNPARNIDFNGFAWIRPDGNILIDPVALSNHDWKHLESLGGVLWIILTNSDHIRSAKEIADQTYAKIAGPEAEKDFFPIYCDRWLSDGDEIVPGLKVIELQGSKTPGELALLLEETTLITGDLVRAYQAGSLGILADEKLLNKQEAVASVRRLAALEKVEAVLVGDGWSVFRDGRDRLKELLATL